The Diadema setosum chromosome 4, eeDiaSeto1, whole genome shotgun sequence genome window below encodes:
- the LOC140227880 gene encoding C4b-binding protein alpha chain-like: MKVTCDEGYSLTGPRDVTCNDGNWEPFIGQCLSHCPHPTVPNSNFAEAHTNRTVPHGEYVVVECDFGYSPGSVTNLPVPLTCDDGSWDSTVTCTESEECFPAPEVLGGGTPSFSPDATCYPLFAKVDIGCSGVLFGSSSAFYYGSTWSYGRISSSPTCEESSCNIPTPPEHGSEEYPGDQYTLYDVASFVCDDGYSLIGSREVMCTGTSQWEPDIPSCAENCIVPSVVNGNCNFTPGTSLRSGQTISISCADDFTLTGPDSATCRNGVWEPIIGECLRDCPAPTIANSNHEEDLGSIAHGDYVIVECDDGYTSGSDFPTPVTCYHGQWNFEVTCHEEIGSGSIAIYIVAVLVSVLTIVNVLLVSYCVAVKKRKLQASSSGTHLPPSSPYEDDTASSAPMNEEGASSGYSDLTLSDMSQSEYTSLQELDKTHQGPYDNVGIDKEYLELDVHHDYETIEATFPKTTF; encoded by the exons ATGAAAGTGACGTGTGATGAGGGGTACAGTCTGACTGGTCCTCGTGACGTCACATGTAATGACGGAAACTGGGAGCCGTTCATCGGTCAATGTTTGA GTCATTGCCCCCATCCGACGGTGCCCAACTCGAATTTCGCCGAAGCCCATACTAACCGGACCGTGCCACATGGAGAGTACGTGGTGGTTGAATGTGACTTCGGTTACTCCCCAGGTTCGGTCACCAATTTACCCGTGCCTTTAACATGTGATGACGGCTCTTGGGACTCCACAGTGACTTGCACAG AATCCGAAGAGTGCTTTCCGGCGCCCGAAGTACTCGGGGGTGGTACTCCTAGTTTCTCACCGGATGCAACCTGCTACCCACTCTTCGCTAAAGTGGATATCGGCTGCAGTGGGGTGCTGTTCGGCTCGTCGAGTGCTTTCTACTACGGTTCGACGTGGTCTTACGGCAGGATCTCATCCTCGCCTACGTGTGAAG AGTCCAGCTGCAATATACCAACTCCTCCTGAACATGGATCCGAAGAATATCCGGGCGATCAGTACACTTTGTACGACGTGGCGTCCTTCGTTTGTGACGACGGCTACAGTTTGATCGGATCCAGGGAAGTGATGTGTACCGGTACTAGCCAGTGGGAACCAGATATTCCTTCATGTGCAG AAAACTGCATCGTTCCCTCTGTTGTCAATGGTAACTGCAATTTTACGCCCGGCACGTCGCTTCGCTCTGGTCAAACCATCAGTATTTCGTGTGCAGACGACTTTACTCTCACCGGGCCGGATTCAGCAACGTGTCGTAATGGAGTTTGGGAACCAATCATTGGCGAATGTCTCA GGGATTGCCCCGCACCAACAATCGCCAATTCGAACCACGAAGAGGACCTGGGCTCCATCGCACACGGGGATTACGTGATCGTGGAATGTGACGACGGGTATACTTCCGGGTCAGACTTCCCGACTCCTGTGACCTGTTATCACGGACAGTGGAATTTTGAAGTCACATGTCACG AGGAGATTGGCAGTGGGTCGATAGCGATATATATCGTTGCGGTGTTAGTGTCCGTGCTCACTATTGTGAATGTCCTGCTGGTATCCTACTGTGTGGCCGTGAAGAAGAGAAAGCTGCa GGCATCATCCTCTGGAACGCATCTTCCTCCTTCCTCGCCTTATGAGGACGACACAGCATCTTCGGCTCCAATGAACGAGGAGGGCGCCTCTTCCGGTTACAGTGATCTCACCCTATCGGATATGAGTCAGTCAGAGTATACTTCTTTACAGGAACTGGATAAAACTCACCAAGGTCCTTACGACAATGTGGGCATTGACAAAGAGTACTTGGAACTAGATGTCCATCACGATTACGAGACCATTGAGGCTACTTTTCCTAAAACGACTTTTTGA